Proteins encoded together in one Impatiens glandulifera chromosome 1, dImpGla2.1, whole genome shotgun sequence window:
- the LOC124921704 gene encoding transcription factor bHLH10-like, which produces MYVESGCFDSMETVGSSQTAPNGESALISMDDISFHHHHHHQTSPPGVEEEEDVINGCSGAVSAAMADFHQRLGLEMDHCYNHHPINGNNLDGNHLGTTDETQNQVLFYDDHQSNNWDPNNVNTIETQDPNNNILYYQNHHLENPNSYLGANPSDLLNLLQLPNSPAPSSFFPNSSISFLKTAITGDFPDGTQNVMYDPLFHLNLSPQPPFFRDLFQSVPHGGGGSLVDHGITTGGGFQDGDGRHFDNGVLEFSREMKRVIKGKNNNGKGRTTHFPTEKQRREHLSKKYDALKNLVPNPTKSDRASIVGDAIDYIKELLRTVDELKLLVERKRCGRERNKRQKKSEDHINDAEQSNSSMIMKTDQSYSNNGPNSLRSSWLQRKTKDTEVDVRIIDDEVTIKLAQRKKINCLLIVSKVLDDFQLDIHHVAGGLVGDNYSFLLNSKICEDSCVYASAIANKLIEVVDKQYAAIPPGNGY; this is translated from the exons ATGTATGTAGAGAGCGGCTGTTTTGATTCAATGGAGACGGTGGGTTCATCTCAAACTGCTCCAAATGGTGAATCTGCATTAATTTCCATGGATGATATCTCATTtcatcatcaccatcatcatcaaacGTCTCCTCCaggagttgaagaagaagaagatgtcaTTAATGGATGTTCTGGAGCTGTTTCAGCTGCTATGGCGGATTTTCATCAGCGTCTTGGATTGGAGATGGATCATTGCTACAACCATCATCCCATCAATGGAAATAATCTCGATGGGAATCATTTGGGTACTACTGATGAAACGCAAAACCAGGTTCTATTCTATGACGATCATCAATCTAATAATTGGGATCCTAATAATGTTAACACCATTGAAACGCAAGATCCTAATAATAACATATTGTATTACCaaaatcatcatctcgaaaacccAAATTCGTATCTAGGCGCTAATCCATCTGATCTTCTCAATCTTCTTCAGCTACCAAACTCCCCTGCCCCTTCCTCTTTCTTTCCCAATTCGTCAATCTCCTTCCTGAAAACCGCGATTACAGGGGATTTTCCAGATGGAACTCAGAACGTTATGTATGATCCTCTGTTCCATTTAAACCTATCCCCACAACCTCCTTTTTTCAGGGATTTGTTTCAGTCTGTACCTCATGGTGGTGGTGGGTCTTTGGTTGATCATGGAATTACAACTGGAGGTGGGTTTCAAGATGGAGATGGAAGGCATTTTGATAATGGTGTTCTTGAGTTCAGTAGAGAAATGAAGAGGGTTATTAAAGGTAAAAACAACAATGGCAAAGGAAGAACCACTCATTTTCCAACAGAGAAACAAAGGAGAGAACATCTGAGCAAGAAATATGATGCTCTCAAGAATCTGGTACCCAACCCAACTAAG AGTGATAGAGCATCAATTGTTGGAGATGCAATAGATTACATCAAGGAATTATTGAGGACAGTTGATGAATTAAAGCTGCTGGTTGAGAGGAAAAGATGTGGTCGAGAGAGAAACAAGAGACAGAAGAAATCAGAAGATCATATTAATGATGCAGAGCAAAGTAATAGCTCGATGATCATGAAAACTGATCAGTCCTACAGTAACAATGGCCCTAATTCACTTAGAAGTTCTTGGCTCCAGAGGAAGACAAAGGACACTGAAGTTGATGTTCGAATCATAGATGATGAAGTCACCATTAAGCTTGCtcaaaggaagaagatcaactGTCTTTTGATAGTTTCAAAGGTTCTAGATGATTTTCAGCTCGATATTCATCATGTTGCAGGTGGCCTAGTTGGCGATAACTACAGTTTTCTCCTTAACAGCAAG ATTTGTGAAGATTCTTGTGTTTATGCAAGTGCAATTGCTAACAAGCTTATTGAAGTGGTTGATAAACAGTATGCTGCAATTCCACCAGGTAATGGCTATTAG